In a single window of the Palaemon carinicauda isolate YSFRI2023 chromosome 10, ASM3689809v2, whole genome shotgun sequence genome:
- the LOC137648300 gene encoding dynein heavy chain-like, with protein MVAKSSLHIHLSSEVSLLLYWMAVVAKSSLHIHISSELSILLFWVAVVAKSSLHIHKSSEVSLLLYWMAVVAKSSLHIHKSSEVSLLLYWMAVVAKSSLHIHKSSEVSLLLYWMAVVAKSSLHIHISSELSILLFWMAVVAKSSLHIHKSSEVSLLLYWMAVVAKSSLHIHISSELSILLFWMAVVAKSSLHIHKSSEVSLLLYWMAVVAKSSLHIHKSSEVSLLLYWMAVVAKSSLHIHISSELSILLFWMAVVGKSSLHIHKSSEVSLLLYWMAVVAKSSLHIHISSEVSLLLYWMAVVAKSSLHIHISSELSILLFWMAVVAKSSLHIHKSSEVSLLLYWMAVVAKSSLHINISSEVSLLLYWMAVVAKSSLHIHISSELSILLFWMAVVAKSSLHIHKSSEVSLLLYWMAVVAKSSLHIHKSSEVSLLLYWMAVVAKSSLHIHIISEVSLLLYWMAVVAKSSFHIHISSEISLLLYWMAVVAKSSLHIHIISEVSFLRYWMAVVAKSSLHTPISS; from the coding sequence ATGGTAGCTAAGTCTTCTCTTCATATCCACCTAAGTTCTGAAGTATCTCTTCTACTCTACTGGATGGCAGTGGTAGCTAAGTCATCTCTTCATATCCACATAAGTTCTGAATTATCTATTCTACTCTTCTGGGTGGCAGTGGTAGCAAAGTCTTCTCTTCATATCCACAAAAGTTCTGAAGTATCTCTTCTACTCTACTGGATGGCAGTGGTAGCTAAGTCATCTCTTCATATCCACAAAAGTTCTGAAGTATCTCTTCTACTCTACTGGATGGCAGTGGTAGCTAAGTCTTCTCTTCATATCCACAAAAGTTCTGAAGTATCTCTTCTACTCTACTGGATGGCAGTGGTAGCTAAGTCTTCTCTTCATATCCACATAAGTTCTGAATTATCTATTCTACTCTTCTGGATGGCAGTGGTAGCTAAGTCTTCTCTTCATATCCACAAAAGTTCTGAAGTATCTCTTCTACTCTACTGGATGGCAGTGGTAGCTAAGTCATCTCTTCATATCCACATAAGTTCTGAATTATCTATTCTACTCTTCTGGATGGCAGTGGTAGCTAAGTCTTCTCTTCATATCCACAAAAGTTCTGAAGTATCTCTTCTACTCTACTGGATGGCAGTGGTAGCTAAGTCATCTCTTCATATCCACAAAAGTTCTGAAGTATCTCTTCTACTCTACTGGATGGCAGTGGTAGCTAAGTCTTCTCTTCATATCCACATAAGTTCTGAATTATCTATTCTACTCTTCTGGATGGCAGTGGTAGGTAAGTCTTCTCTTCATATCCACAAAAGTTCTGAAGTATCTCTTCTACTCTACTGGATGGCAGTGGTAGCTAAGTCATCTCTTCATATCCACATAAGTTCTGAAGTATCTCTTCTACTCTACTGGATGGCAGTGGTAGCTAAGTCTTCTCTTCATATCCACATAAGTTCTGAATTATCTATTCTACTCTTCTGGATGGCAGTGGTAGCTAAGTCTTCTCTTCATATCCACAAAAGTTCTGAAGTATCTCTTCTACTCTACTGGATGGCAGTGGTAGCTAAGTCATCTCTTCATATCAACATAAGTTCTGAAGTATCTCTTCTACTCTACTGGATGGCAGTGGTAGCTAAGTCTTCTCTTCATATCCACATAAGTTCTGAATTATCTATTTTACTCTTCTGGATGGCAGTGGTAGCTAAGTCTTCTCTTCATATCCACAAAAGTTCTGAAGTATCTCTTCTACTCTACTGGATGGCAGTGGTAGCTAAGTCATCTCTTCATATCCACAAAAGTTCTGAAGTATCTCTTCTACTATACTGGATGGCAGTGGTAGCTAAGTCTTCTCTTCATATCCACATAATTTCTGAAGTATCTCTTCTACTCTACTGGATGGCAGTGGTAgctaagtcttcttttcatatcCACATAAGTTCTGAAATATCTCTTCTACTCTACTGGATGGCAGTGGTAGCTAAGTCTTCTCTTCATATCCACATAATTTCTGAAGTATCTTTTCTACGCTACTGGATGGCAGTGGTAGCTAAGTCATCTCTTCATACCCCCATAAGTTCTTAA